One Brassica napus cultivar Da-Ae chromosome C4, Da-Ae, whole genome shotgun sequence genomic region harbors:
- the LOC106392385 gene encoding uncharacterized protein LOC106392385, which produces MGMAGFTVALMMIGVIISPCLYGKEFSDHQEIKVQSLLKRLNKIALMSIKSEDGDIIDCVPIHNQPAFDHSLLRNHTIQMRPSFIPESTSTYTKKKIKATQAWHKNGRCPKNTVPIRRIKKEDILRSKSIESFGKKTNPSIPEDNTYDPSRGHEYAVMNSMQGTYFGTKCTVNMWKPEVQVPDEFSLAQTWLVSGVGTTRNTIEAGLQVFPRIYGDNNLRLFVYWTADGYQSTGCYNNACPGFVQRSNRLTVGGAFTTVSQYDGDQYELSILIWKDGENWWLQIGEELVGYWPGQLFNSLGNGATIVQWGGEIINSETDGKHTSTNMGSGHFADEGFKKASYFRNLMTIDGTNTLTEPQGVYPSTGHDNCYNIKAGDVGTSWGVNFFYGGPGQNERCP; this is translated from the exons ATGGGAATGGCCGGTTTCACGGTAGCACTGATGATGATAGGGGTGATAATCTCTCCTTGTCTCTATGGAAAAGAGTTCTCCGATCACCAGGAAATCAAAGTACAAAGTCTTTTGAAGCGGCTCAACAAGATTGCTCTTATGTCCATTAAG AGCGAAGATGGAGATATAATAGATTGTGTTCCAATACATAATCAACCAGCTTTTGATCACTCTCTGCTTAGAAACCACACCATTCAG ATGAGACCGAGCTTCATACCGGAAAGTACGTCTACGTACACCAAGAAAAAGATAAAGGCTACTCAGGCGTGGCACAAGAATGGAAGATGCCCTAAAAATACAGTTCCGATAAGAAGAATAAAGAAAGAAGATATCTTACGATCAAAATCCATTGAGAGTTTTGGGAAAAAGACGAATCCAAGCATCCCTGAAGATAATACGTATGATCCAAGTAGAGGCCATGAG TACGCGGTCATGAATTCCATGCAAGGAACGTATTTCGGGACAAAATGTACAGTAAATATGTGGAAACCAGAAGTTCAAGTTCCCGACGAGTTCAGCTTGGCTCAGACTTGGCTCGTGTCTGGAGTTGGCACTACTCGTAACACAATTGAAGCTGGGTTGCAG GTTTTTCCAAGAATATATGGTGATAATAATCTAAGATTATTTGTTTACTGGACG gcCGACGGATATCAAAGTACAGGGTGCTACAACAACGCCTGCCCAGGTTTCGTTCAAAGGAGCAATCGTCTCACTGTAGGTGGAGCCTTCACTACCGTCTCACAATACGACGGAGATCAATACGAGCTCTCCATACTTATATGGAAG GACGGCGAAAACTGGTGGCTACAGATTGGTGAAGAGCTTGTCGGGTACTGGCCTGGCCAGTTATTTAACTCTCTAGGAAATGGAGCTACTATAGTTCAATGGGGAGGTGAAATCATTAACAGTGAGACCGATGGGAAACACACGAGCACCAACATGGGAAGTGGGCATTTTGCAGATGAAGGTTTTAAGAAAGCGAGCTATTTCAGGAATCTTATGACAATTGATGGAACCAATACTCTGACAGAACCACAAGGAGTTTACCCCTCGACAGGTCATGATAACTGCTACAACATTAAGGCAGGAGATGTTGGAACTTCCTGGGGGGTTAATTTCTTCTATGGTGGTCCTGGCCAGAACGAGAGATGCCCTTGA